The sequence TAAATTGAGTATGTTAAAAAGCCTCAAAAGGTTGTTATTATGGCAGAACAGTCTAAGTGGAAGCATGCCAGAAACTCTTGGAAACTGTTCAAGTTTGGTGGTTATagacttttcatcaaattccCTCAGTGGTGAGCTTCCTGTGTCGCTTGCAAATTTAGTAACATTGGAGGAGCTTCTTGTGCCTAATAACAATCTTTCTGGCACAATACCATCATTTATAGGCAACTTTTCCAGTCTGAAGCAACTCGAATTGGACAACAACAGACTTTTTGGTGAGATTCCGCCGGCCATCGGGCAACTGAAAGAACTTTCTCAGTTTTTTGCTTGGCAGAATCAGCTTCAAGGAAGAATACCAACTGAGTTAGCCAACTGTGAGAAACTTCAAGCAGTAGATCTTTCACACAATATGCTCACCGGATCAATTCCAAGCTCTCTATTCAATCTCAAGAACTTAACCCAATTGTTGTTGATATCAAATAGAATCTCAGGTGAACTTCCACCTCATATTGGTAATTGCACCAGCTTGATCCGTTTACGGCTGGGATCAAACAACTTCACCGGTCAAATCCCATCTGAAATTGGGCTTCTACATCGTTTGAGCTTCCTTGAAATGTCAGACAACCAATTTACAGGAGAAATTCCTCCTGAAATCGGTTACTGCACTAAACTAGAAATGGTTGACTTGCACGGAAATACACTCCATGGCATGATTCCTTCGACATTAGAACTTCTTGTTGACCTAAATGTTCTAGATATTTCCATGAATAAAATAGAAGGTATCATTCCTGAGAATCTGGGTAAGCTTACGTCCTTAAACAAACTAGTAATCAGTGGAAACCACATTACTGGTTTCATTCCTCAATCACTTGGCCTCTGCAGGGATTTACAGTTGTTGGACATGAGCAGCAACAAGATCATTGGTTCTATCCCAGATGAAATCGGTCATCTTGAAGGATTAGATATTCTATTGAATTTGAGTTGGAATTCTCTGACTGGCCCTATTCCAGAGagtttttcaaatctctcaAAGCTTGCCAACCTGGATCTCTCTCACAACATGCTAACAGGAAGCCTGATAATACTGGGTAAACTTGATAACCTAGTATCTCTGGATGtctcatacaataatttttCAGGTCTCCTTCCTGATACCAAGTTCTTCCATGACCTTCCAGCCACAGCGTTTTCCGGCAATCAAGAACTCTGCATCAACAGAAGTGAGTGCCGCATAAATGGAAATCTTCATGGCATGAAATCCATCAGAAAACATATCATCTATGCTCTTCTTAGTATAACAGTAACAGCGGTGATATTGATTTTTGGACTAGTTCTATTAATCAAAGTGCATGGaggcttatttggaaagaaCGATGAAGAAGATCATGACTTGGAATGGGATATCACTCCATTTCAAAAGCTTAGCTTTTCCATAAACGATATTGTCACAGGGCTTTCGGATGCTAACATTGTAGGAAAGGGTTGTTCCGGCATTGTTTATCGTGTTGAGACCCCAAGAAAGCAGGTAATTGCAGTGAAGAAACTATGGCCAGTGAAGAATGGGGAGGTTCCAGAGAGAGACCTGTTTTCTGCAGAAGTTGAGACTCTTGGATCTATAAGGCACAAAAATATAGTGAGGCTTCTGGGATGTTGTGACAATGGAACAATTAGATTGCTCTTGTTTGATTACATCTGTAATGGAAGTTTGGCTGGATTGCTCCATGAGAAGAGGCTGTTCTTGGACTGGGATGCTAGGTATAAGATCATACTGGGAGCAGCCTATGGTTTAGCCTATCTTCACCATGACTGTATTCCTCCTATAATTCATCGTGATATCAAAGCTAACAACATCTTGGTAGGCCAACAATTTGAAGCGTTTTTAGCCGATTTTGGCCTTGCGAAACTTGTTCAATCTCCAGAATCTTCAAGAGCTTCCAACACAGTTGCTGGTTCTTATGGGTACATTGCCCCTGGTGAGTGTAAATGCTTAAGTTTCTTCTTAAACAACCGCAGCAAGATACCTATCAAACTAACATAATATGAAGTTGAGCTTTCTTCCAAAAAGATGTTAATCTTTTTGGGAaagaatttattatcattatcaaGATAGACTGTTTAAAAATTGTAGTGATGTTCAATAACTCAAGATGTTCCTCAAATTATGTTCAGTTCTAGTCATTTAAGCTGGCTTAGAGTACATCTTTAGTCAAAGCAAAACATTTAATCCATGCTTGTCACGAATTGCAGAATATGGATACAGCTTGAAGATCACAGTGAAGAGTGATGTGTACAGCTATGGAGTGGTGCTGCTAGAGGTCTTAACTGGGATGGAACCAACTGATGGCAGGATACCAGAAGGTGCTCACATCGCCACCTGGGTTATCAGCGAAGTtcgagaaagaaaaagagaattcatttcaattctAGACCAACAACTAGTTTCAAAATCTGGAGCACAGATCCAGGAGATGCTTCAAGTTCTTGGAGTTGCTATCCTATGCTTGAATGCTTCCCCAGAAGAACGGCCAACTATGAAAGATGTAGTGATGATGCTAAAGGAAATCAGGCACAAGAATGAGAATGTTTAAAATCCAAAGGTTCTTCTCAATGGGGTAgcaaaaaacccaaaattatCAGCAATCCAGGGTTCTAGAATGTAGttctttgatatttttctataatttaaaacaaagaagtaattgaaatagattgattgataatttttatgtagtAGCAAGACTGCAAGTGGTTATCACACTTGGCTATTTGAATAGCGGAATAGCATGAATGATGCACATGTTTCAGCaccctttttttaatatttgtaaataaaaggAGGattgcaacacgaggacttcctaAAAGATCATTCATGTCCAAGCACATGTAACTGCAAAGTTATGATGGAATTCGATACATTAGTGCTGGTACGATTGCACCAAAGTTTAAGCGAATCTTCGCAAGCTTCgaaaattgaattataaaatcaGGAATACATAACTCACAAGAACTCCTTCCTCCCCAGAATCACTCCACAACCCCGGCCACCACCACAGTTGAAGCTTTGAGAACCATAGGGATACACCCCCTAAGTAATTAAGAGACCTAATGCCACTGccgcacccccccccccccccccccccctctctagATTCTAAACAAACAATATATCCTATTGGTGGAAGTAAAGTTGAACAGAAAACTACAATATTGCCTACGTGTTATGATTCAATTAGCATATCTCTGCTACAAAGTGTACCTATAACGCTTGCAACCAACAAAAACATACAAAAGCCGAATGGATGTCTGTGGAGGACTGGGCCACTAAAAAGCTAGGTGGTGATACAGATTGGGAGGGATTTAGCCTGGTAGAACACAaattaaaagaggaaaaaagaccCCTTTCCTTTTCAACTTTCCAATTATGGTTGATGCAGAAATAAAGAGATTCATGCTCCATGTTCTTCAAAAGATACATTGCTTTTAGTCATATACATGAGACCAGCTTAGGCCCACAGATTGTTCACTTCAATCTATCGAATCCCAATGTCTAAGATTGCAAGCAACCATCCTCTAAAGTAATCATTCTTGTGAAACTTCTTAAGCAATTAGAAGTTATATAGTAGTTGGGTGGATCAGCAAGTACACATCCTTCTAAGCGGCAAGCCCTTGTAGTAATTGACATGTAACTGAAAAGCACACAGATCAGCTCCAACTGAGTAATattataattcaaaaaaatgtttaatattgtttaataatgtTACAAGCCTCCTCTCATAGTAACTTTTAcaacaataattacaaaattttttaactttggtCATTTTCAACCAGTATGGTTGGAGTCAAAAACGTTATAATtgcaacatttttaaatttttatatattattgtgatgcctaaactatcaaaatatattttgtcatgCTTAGAAGTTTTCCACATATGTGCTAGCATGTATGGATAAGGGCACATACATATCCACACATGTCGCATGCAAATGGCAGCTTTACTTGACATTGACGTAAGGTCATATTCGGGGCTTAATCCGTATGGATAAATTGGATATTCCTTATATTTGacattgatgtaatttttttggttgtgtTGGTAGTTGTAAGTATGGTTGTTCCTCTACCTCAGTGACGGATTCTTATTAATAAGAGGCCTGaccttggtttttttttttttttttttttttttaaatggcagCTTTACTGAATGTTGCAATCTCTTGAGAAACCCTTGTCATGGCCTAGTTTGaaatacctcactactatttattattttattattacttttcactattatttaatattttattattatttttcactactattcacagaatatctgagaatacttCATTACCCAAATGCAACCAAAtcatctctctatttttttttcttaataaaaaaagaaaaaatatcttaaagCTCTCGTCTATCTAGATcttttaaatccaaaccacCTTCACAGATGATGTTTAGCGTAAAGCTGAAAGAAAATAAGGGTAACTTCGGAAGGTCATCATCTTCCTGTCAAGCTTTCTATGGGCGCGCTTGTATGCCTGGATGCAAAATGATTTTCTCTGTTATATATCAGATTCATGTCTAGAATGTTTTGCACATTAACACGGTTGTGGTTGTGATTGCAGAGACATTTATGTTAGGGCAATGACAAAAGAAAACTGCTACatatacaaagagattacacaaagtAAACCCACAACTTGACGTGGTTTCATGAAATCcgagatctactttataataaaaataactttacaatctgacatatcatatcaactcacatcaatttgtaggtTTACTTCTGTATAATCCTTTTATAGCTAAAGTATTTTCGATGTTCATGAATCATGGTTTTGTGTAATGGAAATGGAAAGAGACCTGGTAGATTTGGTTTCCAATTGTCCTGTAATAATTGCGACGCCTTGTACGTACCTAAGGCTAAGGGATAAAAGAGCCATAGGAGTCTTGATTTTAAAGTCATTACCCGCACAACACAAGGGCCAAAGTTTAGATAAGTAAAATGCGAAATCAATCAGACAAAACAGACTCTGACCCTGCCTTTAAGGAAGATGTGCAAAGAGCGTTTGGGCGCAGTAGAGGTAGGCTCATAAATTGCCAAAAAGATAACCATATTAACTCCTGAAATACTGAATGCTTGGATGTGTTTAAAAACTTGGCTTTATGGTTTGTTAAGCATAATATCTATACTCATAGAATTATCCCCAACCTTGATACTTTCTTTCACACCAAATCACAATTCCTTTGTAGTAGTCCATCTCCGAGCTAATGAGCAAATATCAGCAGTATCCTAAAGGTcacaattactttttattttattttatttttggtttttggagattgattttgtatatcaagaaaaactctcacattggattatgcatctttgaaccaaataataataaaatgttgttatattttttatttctcttcctaaaattattttttcttgatatgcttcaaATAAGCAATTATCAATCCCGTTCGATCCTCTTTGGCTTCTTTGTTTGCGTTgctgttgagagagagaaaaaaaaaacagtaaaatattgtttggagagtgaacaacatttcttcaaatttaaagaaatattgttcataacgatgcaaaatt comes from Juglans microcarpa x Juglans regia isolate MS1-56 chromosome 8S, Jm3101_v1.0, whole genome shotgun sequence and encodes:
- the LOC121243984 gene encoding LOW QUALITY PROTEIN: LRR receptor-like serine/threonine-protein kinase RGI1 (The sequence of the model RefSeq protein was modified relative to this genomic sequence to represent the inferred CDS: deleted 1 base in 1 codon), which codes for MSFMSSNAIAILFLFLKIYMFQAISALNQEGLSLLSWLSAFNSSSSAIFFSSWNPNDHNPCKWDYIQCSTDGFVSEITITSINLHTGFPNQLLSFNHLIALVLSNANLTGEIPPSIGNMSSLTTLDLGYNALSGNIPAEVGKLHKLQVLSLNSNSLRGPIPIEIGNCSNLEELELFDNQLSGRIPSEVRKLSGLEVFRAGGNLGIHGEIQTLISHCKRLVFLGLAETGISGQIPHSLGELENLKTLSIYTTNITGQIPPEIGNCSSLENLFLHENQLSGKFPDKLSMLKSLKRLLLWQNSLSGSMPETLGNCSSLVVIDFSSNSLSGELPVSLANLVTLEELLVPNNNLSGTIPSFIGNFSSLKQLELDNNRLFGEIPPAIGQLKELSQFFAWQNQLQGRIPTELANCEKLQAVDLSHNMLTGSIPSSLFNLKNLTQLLLISNRISGELPPHIGNCTSLIRLRLGSNNFTGQIPSEIGLLHRLSFLEMSDNQFTGEIPPEIGYCTKLEMVDLHGNTLHGMIPSTLELLVDLNVLDISMNKIEGIIPENLGKLTSLNKLVISGNHITGFIPQSLGLCRDLQLLDMSSNKIIGSIPDEIGHLEGLDILLNLSWNSLTGPIPESFSNLSKLANLDLSHNMLTGSLIILGKLDNLVSLDVSYNNFSGLLPDTKFFHDLPATAFSGNQELCINRSECRINGNLHGMKSIRKHIIYALLSITVTAVILIFGLVLLIKVHGGLFGKNDEEDHDLEWDITPFQKLSFSINDIVTGLSDANIVGKGCSGIVYRVETPRKQVIAVKKLWPVKNGEVPERDLFSAEVETLGSIRHKNIVRLLGCCDNGTIRLLLFDYICNGSLAGLLHEKRLFLDWDARYKIILGAAYGLAYLHHDCIPPIIHRDIKANNILVGQQFEAFLADFGLAKLVQSPESSRASNTVAGSYGYIAPEYGYSLKITVKSDVYSYGVVLLEVLTGMEPTDGRIPEGAHIATWVISEVRERKREFISILDQQLVSKSGAQIQEMLQVLGVAILCLNASPEERPTMKDVVMMLKEIRHKNENV